In Colletotrichum higginsianum IMI 349063 chromosome 3, whole genome shotgun sequence, a genomic segment contains:
- a CDS encoding Endoglucanase: protein MYTKAIIAFGLASVASAHMKMSSPAPYDAANLDNSPLEADGSNFPCKGSSYNAAGASNVYAQGASGELAFIGSAVHGGGSCQVSITYDAKPNKNSVWKVIKSIEGGCPAKNAEGNLGDNANQVNQDKYDFTIPEDMPAGNGTIAWTWFNRIGNREMYMNCGPVTITGSEGSKESYNALPDMFVANINGCMLEEGTNVQFPNPGNSVDKFASKLTAPTCGGGSGGGSGGGATGSPIPTSTAGNGGGNGGAPTVAPTSAPVASSKPSASKPTAGASLPGGVFITVPANNGGVSATPTATATASASASKAPAVTPSAAPSAAPSGTDGGSGSGSGNGTDTPSTGAGAQTVGSPCANEGAWNCVGGSSFQRCASGTWSSIQPLAGGMTCTAGMGSELNMVVTRNGRKRALHQRSLRFRSA, encoded by the coding sequence ATGTACACCAAAGCAATCATCGCCTTCGGCCTGGCCTCTGTTGCCAGCGCCCACATGAAGATGAGCTCTCCTGCGCCATATGACGCTGCCAACTTGGACAACAGCCCTCTTGAGGCTGATGGCAGCAACTTCCCCTGCAAAGGCAGCAGCTATAACGCCGCTGGCGCTTCGAACGTCTACGCCCAGGGTGCCTCAGGCGAGCTTGCTTTCATCGGTTCCGCCGTCCACGGCGGCGGATCCTGCCAAGTCTCTATCACCTATGACGCGAAACCGAACAAGAACAGTGTCTGGAAGGTCATCAAGTCCATCGAGGGAGGCTGCCCTGCCAAGAACGCCGAGGGCAATCTTGGTGACAACGCCAACCAGGTCAACCAAGACAAGTATGACTTTACCATCCCCGAAGATATGCCTGCCGGCAATGGCACCATTGCCTGGACTTGGTTCAACAGGATTGGCAACCGTGAAATGTACATGAACTGCGGGCCGGTTACCATCACTGGCTCTGAGGGTTCCAAGGAGTCGTACAATGCTCTTCCTGACATGTtcgtcgccaacatcaacgGTTGCATGCTTGAGGAAGGCACCAACGTTCAGTTTCCCAACCCTGGCAACTCTGTCGACAAGTTCGCCTCCAAATTGACGGCACCTACGTGTGGTGGCGGCTCCGGTGGCGGCTCCGGTGGCGGCGCGACTGGTTCTCCCATCCCCACGAGCACTGCTGGCAACGGAGgtggcaacggcggcgcgccgACTGTCGCTCCCACGTCTGCCCCAGTCGCGTCCTCCAAGCCCTCCGCGTCCAAGCCTACCGCCGGCGCCTCTCTTCCCGGCGGTGTCTTTATCACCGTTCCAGCCAACAACGGTGGCGTCTCCGCGACTCccactgccactgccactgcctctgcctctgcctccaAGGCACCTGCAGTCACTCCTAGCGCTGCCCCCTCCGCTGCCCCCTCCGGCACTGACGGCGGATCCGGTTCCGGCTCTGGCAATGGTACCGACACTCCTTCAACTGGCGCTGGTGCCCAGACTGTTGGTTCCCCATGCGCCAACGAGGGCGCGTGGAACTGTGTCGGTGGCAGCTCCTTCCAACGCTGCGCCAGTGGCACCTGGTCATCCATTCAGccgctcgccggcggcatgaCTTGCACCGCCGGCATGGGCTCTGAACTCAACATGGTTGTGACCCGAAACGGTCGCAAGCGTGCCCTGCACCAGCGCTCCCTTCGATTCCGTTCCGCCTAA